The following proteins are encoded in a genomic region of Drosophila willistoni isolate 14030-0811.24 chromosome 3R, UCI_dwil_1.1, whole genome shotgun sequence:
- the LOC6650839 gene encoding bomanin Bicipital 1, which produces MGRYLMLASCLMLLLAALQPALITAKPSTVVVNGVCLTCDNPNGESVYIDGQEYRSFSSPNSNGNVIINRPGYNGGGTIIRRGGNTIVNGRCQYCNVDP; this is translated from the exons ATGGGGCGATACCTGATGTTGGCATCATGCCTGATGCTCTTATTGGCGGCACTGCAACCAGCTTTGATCACCG CCAAGCCCAGTACAGTGGTAGTAAATGGTGTTTGTCTAACAT GTGACAATCCAAATGGCGAATCGGTATATATAGATGGTCAGGAATATCGCAGTTTTTCATCACCCAACAGCAATGGCAATGTCATAATTAATCGTCCCGGTTATAATGGTGGTGGCACAATCATACGTAGAGGCGGCAATACCATTGTTAATGGACGTTGTCAATATTGTAATGTGGATCCTTGA